A window of Clavibacter michiganensis genomic DNA:
GCCGACGCCTCCGGCCACGGCGACCACGATCGGGATGAGTACGTTCATGAGTGCGCTCCTCTGGGCCGGAGCGCACGCGCGGTGACGAGACCGATGGTGGTGGCCAGGGCGCCGGTCACGACCGTGAGCAACGCATACCCGGCGCCGACGAGCGCATGGTCGTCGAGGATCAGGGCGGCCGTGCTGGACGCGAGGGCGCTGTAGGTCGTGAACCCGCCGAGCGCTCCGGTCCCCACGAGCAGCCGGGTGGTGCGGCGGCGGCCTTCGTCAGGGCCTCGATGTGCGAGATGCTCCAGCAGCAGCCCGAGTAGGAGCGCACCGGTGACGTTGATCCAGAAGATCGCCCAGGACACCCCGTCGGCGGCAGGGAAGACGTAGCTGATGGTCTCTCGCGCTCCGGTGCCGACCGTGCCGCCGAGCGCGACGAGTCCGAGGTACCGCCAGCGCAGGTGCACCGGTCGCGGTGAGGTCGTGGGGTCATCGACGTCGACGTCGGGGTCATCAGGCAACTGCCCACCCGTTGCGGCGTC
This region includes:
- a CDS encoding fluoride efflux transporter FluC produces the protein MTTRSHDAATGGQLPDDPDVDVDDPTTSPRPVHLRWRYLGLVALGGTVGTGARETISYVFPAADGVSWAIFWINVTGALLLGLLLEHLAHRGPDEGRRRTTRLLVGTGALGGFTTYSALASSTAALILDDHALVGAGYALLTVVTGALATTIGLVTARALRPRGAHS